GCGGCGGTAGCGCAGGGGCTGGGGCCACAAGCAACTGATGGGACGAGCTACCAAAGCCAGCATCAAACAGAACAAGGCAGCATGGCCCGTATAGTCTGTCATGGCCCCGGTGCGCAGTAGGGTCAGTATCCCGATCGTCAGCGTCACCCAACCGCCCAGACGAAAAAGCTGGCTGCGGCGATCGGCACTCAGGGATGCCGCTGATACCCCAACCCCAAACATGGCAGGTACAGTCCCCAGGCCAAAAGCGAGTAAGGTCAGTGCTCCCTGGTGGATCTCTCCTGTCTCTGCTGCTTTAATCTGAGCCACATAGAGGAATCCACAGGGAATTAGCCCCCAGGTCAGGCCCAGAAAAGCCGGAGTCCACCAGTAGGTCTGTCTGGAGAGCCCCCTCATGACATGCTCCAAACGGTGATGCAGACCGCCCTGCAACAATGGATGCAGGATGGGCAGATGGGGAAATCCCTTCGGAGTAATTTGAGCCAGACCCATCCAGATCAGAAGCAGACCGGTCAGGATCGCCAGTCCCTGCCGCAGGATGCTGTCGATACCCGCCAGTTGCCCTCCGGCTAGCAACACGGATCCGACGGCTCCAATCCCGGCCCCGACCAGAATGTAGCTGAGAATTCGCCCCAGGTTCAGGAGGCTGTGAAAAACCAGCCGTTGTTTCCAGGTCGTTGTCCCCCCTGGGTTGGCTAAAGAAAATGCCACCACCAGAGGACCACACATGCCCAGGCAATGGCCAAAGCTCCCCAGAAAGCCCAGGTTCATGATCAGGAACAGCTCAATCATCTTTGCGATCGCAAGCAGTTAAGGGGCCAGCTTCCAAGATTTTCAGGAGGAATAGTTGACCTGCACCCTATTTTAAGGGGTTGGTGTTGTCTGTAGAGACGTTCGTGACAGGTCTCTAGAGGCAACACCCTGTGCAGGGATAAGTTGGAGGGATTAACTGTGGTAATAATCCCGATACCAGGTGACGAATTTCTGCAACCCCGCTTCGATCGAGGTCGCAGGCTTAAAACCGACATC
The DNA window shown above is from Leptolyngbya sp. 'hensonii' and carries:
- a CDS encoding sulfite exporter TauE/SafE family protein, which translates into the protein MIELFLIMNLGFLGSFGHCLGMCGPLVVAFSLANPGGTTTWKQRLVFHSLLNLGRILSYILVGAGIGAVGSVLLAGGQLAGIDSILRQGLAILTGLLLIWMGLAQITPKGFPHLPILHPLLQGGLHHRLEHVMRGLSRQTYWWTPAFLGLTWGLIPCGFLYVAQIKAAETGEIHQGALTLLAFGLGTVPAMFGVGVSAASLSADRRSQLFRLGGWVTLTIGILTLLRTGAMTDYTGHAALFCLMLALVARPISCLWPQPLRYRRLLGVGAFILAVAHSLHSLNHTLDWNLDAVNFLLPEHQWGIWTGLIALALMTPAVLTSHDRLINLLGKFWRLIHLLTMPALVLAVVHTALIGSHYLGNLEGTMATEVRTVFLGIGLLFVLLVRQRWFWFILRLEKFYVSQK